The Glycine soja cultivar W05 chromosome 8, ASM419377v2, whole genome shotgun sequence genome has a window encoding:
- the LOC114421360 gene encoding L-type lectin-domain containing receptor kinase IX.1-like isoform X2 yields the protein MSLKFVTCIIFPSTPPPTQARNINYMQAIYVQFHFHRTNISSPDMAASPYCKNSYVHAFLHATLTLLLLVMPLAAASLAFNYQQLGDAGNATLSISGDVYHEQEVLQLTSFPELDPRDGVGIGLLSRTQLLNPNFTKEYPFVAVEFDTYVNPEWDPKYHHVGIQVNSFVTSVSDTTQWFTSMDQRGYDADISYDSASNRLSVSFTGYKDNVKIKQNLSSVVNLKDKLPDWVEFGVTAATGMYYEEHTLSSWSFNSSFVFDKHKGGSKKGLAVGMGIGGFVLIGGTGLISLGLWKKWKKVDEEENHIVEEYMGEDFERGAGPRKYSYAELAHAANGFKDEHKLGQGGFGGVYKGYLKDIKSHVAIKKVSEGSDQGIKEFASEVIIISRLRHRNLVNLIGWCHERKKLLLVYEYMSNGSLDIHLFKKQSILQWAVRYNIARGLASALLYLHEEWEQCVVHRDIKPSNIMLDSEFNAKLGDFGLARFVDHAKSAQTTALAGTMGYMAPECTLGYRPASKESDVYSFGVVALEIACGRKPINHRAQENEISIVQWVWGLYGEGRILEAADQRLEGEFEEEQIKCLMIVGLWCAHPDHNNRPSMRQAIQVLNFEAPLPNLPSSLPVPTYLEGPLHSYIAPFSITASEEGQSQIISFSSNTNSIGFTTKSDDASPSVSLLYSR from the exons ATGTCTCTCAAGTTTGTGACTTGTATTATTTTTCCTTCCACGCCCCCACCCACTCAAGCAAGAAACATTAACTACATGCAAGCCATATATGTACAATTCCACTTCCACCGCACCAACATCAGTTCTCCAGATATGGCAGCATCTCCATACTGTAAGAACAGTTATGTACATGCTTTTCTTCATGCAACATTAACACTCTTGCTTCTTGTAATGCCTCTTGCAGCTGCTTCATTAGCCTTCAACTATCAGCAACTTGGTGACGCGGGAAACGCCACCCTCAGTATTTCTGGAGATGTCTATCATGAGCAAGAAGTCCTCCAACTCACCAG CTTTCCAGAACTAGATCCAAGAGATGGAGTTGGTATTGGTCTTTTGAGCCGCACTCAACTGCTGAATCCAAATTTCACAAAGGAATATCCATTTGTAGCAGTGGAATTTGATACCTATGTTAATCCCGAGTGGGATCCTAAATATCACCATGTCGGTATCCAAGTTAATTCTTTTGTCACTTCTGTCTCTGACACTACACAATGGTTCACTAGCATGGATCAGAGAGGATATGATGCTGATATTAGTTACGATTCTGCTTCAAACAGATTAAGTGTCAGCTTCACTGGGTATAAGGATAACGTCAAAATTAAGCAAAACTTATCTTCTGTGGTCAATCTGAAAGATAAATTACCTGATTGGGTTGAATTTGGCGTCACTGCAGCAACTGGAATGTATTATGAGGAACATACTCTTAGCTCATGGTCCTTCAACTCTAGTTTTGTCTTCGACAAACATAAGGGTGGGAGCAAAAAAGGCTTGGCAGTGGGGATGGGAATCGGTGGATTTGTTTTGATTGGTGGGACGGGTTTGATTTCACTTGGCTTGTGGAAGAAGTGGAAGAAAGTAGATGAAGAGGAAAATCATATTGTTGAAGAGTATATGGGTGAGGATTTTGAAAGGGGGGCAGGACCCAGAAAGTATTCATATGCTGAATTAGCACATGCAGCTAATGGTTTCAAAGATGAGCACAAGCTAGGACAGGGTGGATTTGGAGGTGTTTATAAGGGTTATCTTAAAGACATAAAGTCTCATGTGGCTATTAAGAAGGTATCAGAAGGCTCTGATCAAGGGATAAAGGAGTTTGCATCAGAAGTGATAATTATTAGCCGGTTAAGGCATCGAAATCTTGTGAACTTGATTGGTTGGTGTCACGAAAGGAAAAAGCTCTTGCTTGTGTATGAGTACATGTCAAATGGAAGCTTGGATATTCATCTTTTCAAGAAGCAAAGCATTTTGCAATGGGCGGTGAGGTATAACATAGCTCGAGGATTGGCCTCAGCATTGCTATATTTGCACGAAGAATGGGAACAATGTGTAGTGCATAGAGACATAAAGCCCAGCAACATTATGCTGGATTCAGAGTTTAACGCCAAACTTGGGGATTTTGGTTTAGCAAGGTTTGTGGACCATGCAAAAAGTGCACAAACTACAGCTTTAGCTGGGACTATGGGCTACATGGCTCCTGAATGTACTTTGGGCTACAGGCCGGCTAGTAAGGAATCAGATGTCTACAGTTTTGGAGTTGTTGCTTTAGAGATAGCTTGTGGAAGAAAACCCATAAACCATAGGGCTCAAGAAAATGAAATCAGTATTGTGCAGTGGGTGTGGGGACTCTATGGAGAAGGGAGAATTCTTGAAGCAGCAGATCAAAGACTAGAAGGGGAATTTGAGGAGGAGCAAATAAAATGCTTGATGATTGTTGGTCTTTGGTGTGCTCACCCTGACCATAACAATAGGCCTTCAATGAGGCAAGCGATTCAAGTGCTTAACTTTGAAGCTCCCTTGCCTAATCTTCCATCAAGTTTGCCTGTTCCTACATATCTTGAAGGCCCCTTGCACTCATACATAGCACCATTCAGCATAACTGCTTCAGAGGAAGGTCAAAGCCAGATCATAAGCTTCAGTTCCAACACAAACTCCATTGGGTTCACCACAAAATCTGATGATGCTTCTCCCTCTGTGTCGCTTCTGTACTCACGGTGA
- the LOC114421360 gene encoding L-type lectin-domain containing receptor kinase IX.1-like isoform X1 has protein sequence MSLKFVTCIIFPSTPPPTQARNINYMQAIYVQFHFHRTNISSPDMAASPYCKNSYVHAFLHATLTLLLLVMPLAAASLAFNYQQLGDAGNATLSISGDVYHEQEVLQLTRYETFSYGRVIYHKQLHLWDKNSGKVADFTTHFSFTINARNNTNYADGMTFFLAHPSFPELDPRDGVGIGLLSRTQLLNPNFTKEYPFVAVEFDTYVNPEWDPKYHHVGIQVNSFVTSVSDTTQWFTSMDQRGYDADISYDSASNRLSVSFTGYKDNVKIKQNLSSVVNLKDKLPDWVEFGVTAATGMYYEEHTLSSWSFNSSFVFDKHKGGSKKGLAVGMGIGGFVLIGGTGLISLGLWKKWKKVDEEENHIVEEYMGEDFERGAGPRKYSYAELAHAANGFKDEHKLGQGGFGGVYKGYLKDIKSHVAIKKVSEGSDQGIKEFASEVIIISRLRHRNLVNLIGWCHERKKLLLVYEYMSNGSLDIHLFKKQSILQWAVRYNIARGLASALLYLHEEWEQCVVHRDIKPSNIMLDSEFNAKLGDFGLARFVDHAKSAQTTALAGTMGYMAPECTLGYRPASKESDVYSFGVVALEIACGRKPINHRAQENEISIVQWVWGLYGEGRILEAADQRLEGEFEEEQIKCLMIVGLWCAHPDHNNRPSMRQAIQVLNFEAPLPNLPSSLPVPTYLEGPLHSYIAPFSITASEEGQSQIISFSSNTNSIGFTTKSDDASPSVSLLYSR, from the coding sequence ATGTCTCTCAAGTTTGTGACTTGTATTATTTTTCCTTCCACGCCCCCACCCACTCAAGCAAGAAACATTAACTACATGCAAGCCATATATGTACAATTCCACTTCCACCGCACCAACATCAGTTCTCCAGATATGGCAGCATCTCCATACTGTAAGAACAGTTATGTACATGCTTTTCTTCATGCAACATTAACACTCTTGCTTCTTGTAATGCCTCTTGCAGCTGCTTCATTAGCCTTCAACTATCAGCAACTTGGTGACGCGGGAAACGCCACCCTCAGTATTTCTGGAGATGTCTATCATGAGCAAGAAGTCCTCCAACTCACCAGGTATGAAACATTTAGCTATGGTAGAGTCATATATCACAAACAATTGCATCTTTGGGACAAGAACTCAGGAAAGGTTGCAGACTTCACTACCCATTTCTCTTTTACCATAAACGCCCGAAATAACACCAATTATGCTGATGGCATGACCTTCTTTCTGGCACACCCAAGCTTTCCAGAACTAGATCCAAGAGATGGAGTTGGTATTGGTCTTTTGAGCCGCACTCAACTGCTGAATCCAAATTTCACAAAGGAATATCCATTTGTAGCAGTGGAATTTGATACCTATGTTAATCCCGAGTGGGATCCTAAATATCACCATGTCGGTATCCAAGTTAATTCTTTTGTCACTTCTGTCTCTGACACTACACAATGGTTCACTAGCATGGATCAGAGAGGATATGATGCTGATATTAGTTACGATTCTGCTTCAAACAGATTAAGTGTCAGCTTCACTGGGTATAAGGATAACGTCAAAATTAAGCAAAACTTATCTTCTGTGGTCAATCTGAAAGATAAATTACCTGATTGGGTTGAATTTGGCGTCACTGCAGCAACTGGAATGTATTATGAGGAACATACTCTTAGCTCATGGTCCTTCAACTCTAGTTTTGTCTTCGACAAACATAAGGGTGGGAGCAAAAAAGGCTTGGCAGTGGGGATGGGAATCGGTGGATTTGTTTTGATTGGTGGGACGGGTTTGATTTCACTTGGCTTGTGGAAGAAGTGGAAGAAAGTAGATGAAGAGGAAAATCATATTGTTGAAGAGTATATGGGTGAGGATTTTGAAAGGGGGGCAGGACCCAGAAAGTATTCATATGCTGAATTAGCACATGCAGCTAATGGTTTCAAAGATGAGCACAAGCTAGGACAGGGTGGATTTGGAGGTGTTTATAAGGGTTATCTTAAAGACATAAAGTCTCATGTGGCTATTAAGAAGGTATCAGAAGGCTCTGATCAAGGGATAAAGGAGTTTGCATCAGAAGTGATAATTATTAGCCGGTTAAGGCATCGAAATCTTGTGAACTTGATTGGTTGGTGTCACGAAAGGAAAAAGCTCTTGCTTGTGTATGAGTACATGTCAAATGGAAGCTTGGATATTCATCTTTTCAAGAAGCAAAGCATTTTGCAATGGGCGGTGAGGTATAACATAGCTCGAGGATTGGCCTCAGCATTGCTATATTTGCACGAAGAATGGGAACAATGTGTAGTGCATAGAGACATAAAGCCCAGCAACATTATGCTGGATTCAGAGTTTAACGCCAAACTTGGGGATTTTGGTTTAGCAAGGTTTGTGGACCATGCAAAAAGTGCACAAACTACAGCTTTAGCTGGGACTATGGGCTACATGGCTCCTGAATGTACTTTGGGCTACAGGCCGGCTAGTAAGGAATCAGATGTCTACAGTTTTGGAGTTGTTGCTTTAGAGATAGCTTGTGGAAGAAAACCCATAAACCATAGGGCTCAAGAAAATGAAATCAGTATTGTGCAGTGGGTGTGGGGACTCTATGGAGAAGGGAGAATTCTTGAAGCAGCAGATCAAAGACTAGAAGGGGAATTTGAGGAGGAGCAAATAAAATGCTTGATGATTGTTGGTCTTTGGTGTGCTCACCCTGACCATAACAATAGGCCTTCAATGAGGCAAGCGATTCAAGTGCTTAACTTTGAAGCTCCCTTGCCTAATCTTCCATCAAGTTTGCCTGTTCCTACATATCTTGAAGGCCCCTTGCACTCATACATAGCACCATTCAGCATAACTGCTTCAGAGGAAGGTCAAAGCCAGATCATAAGCTTCAGTTCCAACACAAACTCCATTGGGTTCACCACAAAATCTGATGATGCTTCTCCCTCTGTGTCGCTTCTGTACTCACGGTGA
- the LOC114424356 gene encoding L-type lectin-domain containing receptor kinase IX.1-like: MAASRYCKKTYVRAYFLHVTLIFLLLVIPRAAASLAFNYQQLGDTGNALKTSGDVYPDQDVLLLTRYEPDSYGRVTYYENLHLWDKNSGKVTDFTTHFSFTINTPNKTHHGDGITFFLAHPDFPQSGIDGSGIGLASREQLKNLNYAKDYPFVAVEFDTFVNDWDPKYDHVGIDVNSINTTDTTEWFTSMDERGYDADISYDSASNRLSVTLTGYKDSVKIKQHLFSVVNLSDVLPEWVEIGFSSATGFFYEEHTLSSWSFNSSLDKEQQKGGSKIGLVIGLSVGLGAGLSVLIVIWGVTFLVRWMLKNRGLEEVSLFDHAMDNDFERMSLPKKFSYEELARATNNFARENKIGEGGFGAVYRGLIRELNIHVAIKKVSRRSSQGVKEYASEVKIISQLRHKNLVQLLGWCHQNNDLLLVYEFMENGSLDSYLFKGKGLLAWKVRYDIARGLASALLYLHEEWEECVLHRDIKSSNVMLDSNFDAKLGDFGLARLMDHAIGSKTTVLAGTIGYLPPEAVTRGKASRESDVFSFGVAALEIACGRKAIEPNVNEEQLYLVDWVWELHGMVDLLKASDPSLYGHFDEKEMERLMIVGLWCTYTDFHLRPTIRQVVQVLNFEAPLPTLSPQVPSFSYNSSFSSMPSRTSAFANNQCVSSTSSSLGTGSSQSNTTCEVIISPAAAH; this comes from the coding sequence ATGGCAGCATCTCGTTACTGTAAGAAAACTTATGTACGTGCTTATTTTCTGCATGTAACATTAATATTCTTGCTCCTTGTAATTCCTCGTGCAGCAGCTTCATTAGCCTTCAACTATCAGCAACTTGGTGACACGGGAAACGCCCTCAAGACTTCAGGAGATGTCTATCCTGACCAAGATGTCCTCCTACTCACCCGTTATGAGCCAGATAGTTATGGTAGAGTTACATATTACGAAAATTTGCATCTTTGGGACAAGAACTCAGGAAAAGTCACAGACTTCACTACCCATTTCTCCTTTACCATCAACACCCCCAATAAAACCCATCATGGAGATGGCATCACCTTCTTTCTTGCACACCCAGACTTTCCACAATCGGGCATAGATGGAAGCGGTATCGGTCTTGCGAGCCGCGAACAACTGAAGAATCTGAATTACGCGAAGGATTATCCGTTTGTAGCGGTGGAATTCGATACCTTTGTTAATGACTGGGATCCTAAATATGACCATGTCGGTATCGATGTTAATTCTATCAACACTACTGACACTACGGAATGGTTCACAAGCATGGATGAGAGAGGATATGATGCTGATATTAGTTACGATTCTGCTTCAAACAGATTAAGTGTCACCTTAACTGGATATAAGGATAGTGTCAAAATTAAACAGCACTTATTCTCTGTGGTCAATCTGAGTGATGTCTTACCTGAATGGGTTGAAATTGGCTTCTCTTCAGCAACAGGATTTTTTTATGAGGAACATACTCTTAGCTCATGGTCCTTCAACTCTAGTTTAGACAAGGAACAACAAAAGGGTGGAAGCAAAATTGGGCTGGTGATAGGGCTGAGTGTTGGACTTGGTGCAGGGCTGAgtgttttaattgttatttgGGGGGTAACTTTCCTTGTGAGATGGATGCTGAAGAATAGAGGTTTGGAGGAAGTCTCACTTTTTGATCATGCTATGGACAACGATTTCGAAAGAATGTCTCTACCCAAGAAGTTTTCCTATGAAGAACTTGCCAGAGCAACTAATAACTTTgcaagagaaaacaaaattggaGAGGGAGGTTTTGGAGCAGTCTACAGGGGACTTATAAGAGAGTTGAACATCCATGTTGCCATTAAGAAGGTATCTCGCAGATCTAGTCAAGGAGTGAAGGAGTATGCATCTGAAGTAAAGATCATTAGCCAACTGAGGCATAAAAATTTGGTTCAACTCTTAGGGTGGTGCCATCAGAACAATGACCTGCTGCTGGTTTATGAGTTCATGGAAAATGGAAGCTTGGATTCTTATCTGTTTAAAGGAAAAGGCCTTCTGGCATGGAAAGTGAGATATGATATTGCTAGAGGCCTGGCCTCCGCATTATTATACCTGCATGAAGAGTGGGAAGAATGTGTGCTTCATAGGGACATAAAATCCAGCAATGTTATGTTGGATTCTAATTTTGATGCAAAGCTTGGTGATTTTGGGTTAGCCAGACTAATGGATCATGCAATAGGTTCAAAAACAACTGTTTTAGCAGGAACAATTGGATATTTGCCTCCTGAAGCTGTCACAAGAGGCAAGGCTAGTAGGGAGTCTGATGTATTCAGTTTTGGAGTTGCTGCTTTGGAGATAGCCTGTGGTAGAAAGGCAATTGAACCTAATGTGAATGAAGAACAGCTCTATTTGGTGGATTGGGTTTGGGAACTCCATGGCATGGTTGATCTTCTTAAAGCATCTGATCCAAGCTTATATGGACACTTTGATGAGAAGGAAATGGAGAGGTTAATGATAGTTGGCCTGTGGTGTACTTACACAGATTTCCATCTGAGGCCTACAATTAGGCAAGTTGTTCAGGTGCTTAATTTTGAAGCTCCACTTCCCACTCTCTCACCACAGGTTCCATCCTTTTCCTATAATTCATCTTTCAGCTCTATGCCCTCTAGGACTTCTGCTTTTGCAAATAACCAATGTGTCTCTTCAACTTCAAGTAGCTTAGGCACTGGATCCTCACAATCGAACACAACTTGTGAAGTCATCATTTCTCCAGCAGCCGCACATTGA
- the LOC114424461 gene encoding L-type lectin-domain containing receptor kinase IX.1-like yields MHVQLSNLNFSYHLVVMLLSIFFLLIIPYASSLSFNFPSFDPNDNRIIYNRSANAVAPNIQLTTNQADKGMNGSIGRATYYQPMHLWDKATGTLTDFSTNFSFVINSRGQSVYGDGIAFFLAPAGSMVPNSTLGGTMGLTLDNQILNSTDNPFVAVEFDIFGNDWDPPGEHVGIDINSLRSVANATWLADIKGGKVNQALISYNSTSLNLSVAFTGFKNGTALVHHLSVIVDLKLYLPEFVTVGFSAATGNLTAIHTLNSWDFNSTSIIAPSQKKKDKKALAVGLGVGGFVLIAGLGLISIRLWKKTSEEEDHDFEEYIDEDFERGAGPQKYSYAELAQAANGFKDEHKLGQGGFGGVYKGYLKDLKSHVAIKKVSEGSDQGIKEFASEVRIISRLRHRNLVNLIGWCHAGKKLLLVYEYMSNGSLDIHLFKKQSILQWAVRYNIARGLASALLYLHEEWEQCVVHRDIKPSNIMLDSEFNAKLGDFGLARFVDHAKSAQTTALAGTMGYMAPECTLGYRPASKESDVYSFGVVALEIACGRKPINHRAQENEISIVQWVWGLYGEGRILEAADQRLEGKFEEEQIKCLMIVGLWCAHPDHSNRPSIRQAIQVLNFEAPLPNLPSSLPVPTYLEHPLHSSILPFSINASEEGQSQITGCSSNTNSSGFTTTSDDASPSVSLMYSRRN; encoded by the coding sequence ATGCATGTCCAGTTATCCAATCTCAATTTCTCCTATCACTTAGTAGTGATGTTGTtatctattttcttcctcttgATTATCCCATATGCTTCCTCTTTGTCCTTTAACTTCCCTAGTTTTGATCCTAATGACAACAGAATAATATATAACAGATCAGCAAACGCTGTAGCACCAAATATCCAACTCACAACAAACCAAGCTGACAAGGGCATGAATGGAAGCATTGGTAGAGCCACTTATTACCAACCTATGCACCTGTGGGACAAAGCCACTGGAACTCTCACAGATTTCAGTACCAATTTCTCTTTTGTCATAAACTCACGAGGTCAAAGTGTATATGGAGATGGAATTGCATTCTTCCTTGCCCCTGCTGGTTCAATGGTTCCTAATTCCACATTAGGAGGTACTATGGGTCTGACACTTGATAACCAAATATTGAACTCCACAGACAATCCATTTGTTGCTGTGGAGTTTGATATCTTTGGGAATGACTGGGATCCACCCGGTGAACATGTTGGAATCGACATCAACTCTTTGAGATCTGTTGCTAATGCCACATGGTTGGCTGATATCAAGGGAGGGAAAGTCAACCAGGCTTTGATCAGTTACAACTCCACTTCATTAAATTTAAGCGTTGCGTTCacaggttttaaaaatggtACCGCTCTGGTACATCATCTATCTGTCATAGTTGATCTGAAACTTTATTTACCAGAATTTGTTACTGTTGGCTTCTCAGCTGCCACGGGAAATTTAACTGCTATACATACTCTCAATTCATGGGATTTTAACTCAACCTCCATTATAGCTCCCAGTCAGAAGAAAAAGGACAAGAAAGCCTTGGCAGTGGGATTGGGAGTTGGTGGATTTGTTTTGATTGCTGGGTTGGGGTTGATTTCAATTCGCTTGTGGAAGAAAACAAGTGAAGAGGAGGATCATGATTTTGAAGAGTATATAGATGAGGATTTTGAAAGGGGGGCAGGACCCCAGAAGTATTCATATGCTGAATTAGCACAAGCAGCTAACGGTTTCAAAGATGAGCACAAGCTAGGACAGGGAGGATTTGGAGGTGTTTATAAGGGTTACCTTAAAGACCTAAAGTCTCATGTAGCCATTAAGAAGGTATCAGAAGGCTCTGATCAAGGGATAAAGGAGTTTGCATCAGAAGTAAGAATTATTAGCCGGTTAAGGCATCGAAATCTTGTGAACTTGATTGGTTGGTGTCATGCAGGGAAAAAGCTCTTGCTTGTGTATGAGTACATGTCAAATGGAAGCTTGGATATTCATCTTTTCAAGAAGCAAAGCATTTTGCAATGGGCGGTGAGGTATAACATAGCTCGAGGATTGGCCTCAGCATTGCTATATTTGCACGAAGAATGGGAACAATGTGTAGTGCATAGAGACATAAAGCCAAGCAACATTATGCTGGATTCAGAGTTTAACGCCAAACTTGGGGATTTTGGTTTAGCAAGGTTTGTGGACCATGCAAAAAGTGCACAAACTACAGCTTTAGCTGGGACTATGGGCTACATGGCTCCTGAATGTACTTTGGGCTACAGGCCGGCTAGTAAGGAATCAGATGTCTACAGTTTTGGAGTTGTTGCTTTAGAGATAGCTTGTGGAAGAAAACCCATAAACCATAGGGctcaagaaaatgaaataagtaTTGTGCAGTGGGTGTGGGGACTCTATGGAGAAGGGAGAATTCTTGAAGCAGCAGATCAAAGACTAGAAGGGAAATTTGAGGAGGAGCAAATAAAATGCTTGATGATTGTTGGTCTTTGGTGTGCTCACCCTGACCATAGTAATAGACCTTCAATAAGGCAAGCAATTCAAGTGCTTAACTTTGAAGCTCCCTTGCCTAATCTTCCATCAAGTTTGCCTGTTCCAACATATCTTGAGCACCCACTGCACTCATCCATATTACCATTCAGCATAAATGCCTCAGAGGAAGGTCAAAGCCAGATCACAGGCTGCAGTTCAAACACAAATTCCTCCGGATTCACCACAACTTCTGATGATGCTTCTCCCTCTGTGTCGCTTATGTACTCACGGCGAAATTGA